A stretch of Candidatus Eremiobacteraceae bacterium DNA encodes these proteins:
- a CDS encoding alpha/beta hydrolase, protein MSSDGGINIVLVHGAWSDGSGWSKVVPILQAAGHNVVAVQNQMASLAADAANTRATIDAMPGPTLVAGHSYGGAVVTSAAYGARNVKGLVFIAAFAPDEGEALGGFPPGAGAKFIGPGPGGLLYVDRKEFPACFAGDLPAAEAAVLASVQRPVSGAIFGDKMGAPAWKSIKSWYQVSENDLMIPPDTERMMASRAKATTVSLASSHASLVSHPKEVAELILVAART, encoded by the coding sequence ATGTCTTCTGATGGCGGCATCAACATCGTCTTAGTCCACGGGGCATGGTCGGACGGTTCGGGTTGGTCGAAGGTCGTGCCGATTCTTCAGGCAGCTGGCCACAACGTCGTTGCGGTTCAGAACCAGATGGCTAGCCTCGCTGCCGACGCCGCGAACACGCGTGCCACGATCGATGCGATGCCGGGGCCGACCCTCGTTGCCGGTCATTCCTACGGCGGAGCCGTCGTGACGTCCGCAGCCTACGGGGCGCGCAACGTGAAGGGGCTCGTCTTCATCGCCGCGTTTGCCCCCGACGAGGGTGAGGCGCTCGGCGGGTTTCCGCCCGGTGCCGGGGCAAAATTCATTGGTCCGGGGCCGGGCGGCTTGCTATACGTCGACCGTAAAGAGTTTCCGGCGTGCTTCGCGGGCGACTTGCCAGCAGCGGAAGCTGCTGTCCTCGCGTCCGTGCAACGACCGGTCAGCGGCGCGATCTTCGGCGACAAGATGGGAGCGCCCGCGTGGAAGTCGATCAAGTCTTGGTATCAGGTCTCCGAGAACGACCTGATGATTCCGCCCGATACCGAGCGCATGATGGCGTCGCGCGCAAAGGCGACTACCGTTTCGCTTGCCTCTAGCCACGCCTCGCTGGTGTCGCATCCGAAGGAAGTCGCTGAGTTGATCCTCGTAGCGGCGCGCACCTGA
- a CDS encoding choice-of-anchor tandem repeat GloVer-containing protein, whose translation MAAPDAGVFSTLYPFGKNAGDGSQPTFLVSFNGVLYGTTTNGGANNEGIVFSVTPAGKEKILHTFAVTDGAEPVGPLYNVGGLFFGTTISGGGPSSLGEVFTIDPGNGNFNVLYRFQGGPNDGSQPYGGLVGLNGKLYGTTSGGGANDVGTVFSITTGGVENVIHSFSLTATDGEQPMSTLIVVNGALYGTTLGGGKFGGGTIFRVSTAGNVRIVHSFGKGTDGRIPYFGALIALNDTLYGTTLQGGAKGVGTIFSSGLTGPETVLYSFGGTAAKGCEPWAGLVNLNGTLYGTSVGGSTPPCLGEGTLFSVNPGGGATTLHKFAGGRGGNAPVGLLPMGTNLYGVTAGGGLYNQGLFYSFTP comes from the coding sequence GTGGCGGCGCCGGACGCCGGCGTTTTCAGTACGCTTTACCCGTTCGGGAAGAACGCCGGCGATGGCAGCCAGCCGACGTTCCTCGTATCGTTCAACGGGGTGTTGTATGGAACGACGACAAACGGCGGCGCGAATAACGAGGGCATCGTTTTCAGCGTCACGCCGGCGGGCAAAGAGAAGATCCTCCACACATTTGCGGTGACCGATGGGGCTGAGCCGGTCGGACCGCTGTATAACGTCGGGGGCCTGTTCTTCGGCACGACCATCTCCGGTGGTGGTCCAAGCAGCCTCGGGGAAGTGTTCACCATCGATCCCGGCAACGGGAACTTCAATGTTCTCTACCGCTTTCAAGGCGGGCCGAACGACGGCAGCCAGCCGTACGGTGGTCTGGTCGGGCTCAACGGAAAGCTCTACGGCACGACGTCAGGCGGTGGTGCCAATGACGTGGGCACGGTGTTCAGCATAACGACGGGCGGAGTTGAAAACGTGATCCACTCGTTTAGCCTCACCGCGACCGATGGCGAGCAGCCGATGTCGACGCTGATCGTCGTCAACGGGGCGCTCTACGGCACGACGCTTGGCGGCGGCAAGTTCGGCGGGGGAACGATCTTCCGGGTCAGCACTGCCGGAAACGTGAGAATCGTACATAGTTTTGGAAAAGGCACGGACGGCAGAATACCATATTTCGGCGCGCTCATCGCCCTCAACGACACGTTGTATGGAACGACGCTTCAGGGCGGCGCAAAAGGCGTCGGTACAATCTTTTCGAGCGGCCTGACCGGCCCGGAGACAGTGCTCTACAGCTTCGGCGGCACGGCGGCGAAAGGCTGTGAACCGTGGGCGGGCCTCGTCAACCTCAACGGTACGCTTTACGGTACGAGCGTCGGCGGATCGACGCCCCCCTGCCTCGGCGAGGGTACGCTGTTCAGTGTCAACCCGGGCGGTGGAGCGACCACGCTTCACAAGTTCGCTGGCGGGAGGGGCGGCAACGCGCCCGTCGGCTTGTTACCCATGGGCACGAATCTCTATGGTGTGACGGCTGGAGGCGGCCTGTACAATCAGGGACTGTTCTATTCGTTCACGCCGTAA
- a CDS encoding prolyl oligopeptidase family serine peptidase: MAKAPPVTSDGSDPFLWLEDKDGPRALEWVREQNAKTLPVLESDPHYANLYAAALKVAKSKGRIPQPAFLHGEIFNFWQDDDHVRGIWRRTSAESYASATPQWTTVLDLDAVAKSENANWVWGGANCYWPTETDCLVSLSDGGEDAQTVREFDLQTGQFVKSGFELPRGKQQADWEDADTLLISREWEPGELTTSGYAYIVKRLRRGQPLSSAVEIFRGERSDVSASAFALHDGTGDSATFIQRSLTFFTAQLYIVTPHGVERLALPLKSNISALVAGKLIVTLNEDWSVNGRSFPQGALVAMDLAAVRADPAHLKPVLIYAPGPRESIDGVAATRSQLLVALYQNVRGRAFVFTLHPDGTWSSQRLDLPDNSSINIGDADLRSGKAFVNVTSFLTPTTLWAVDTESGAVSQEKSLPAEFDASSDVVEQHEATSKDGTKIPYFIVHPKNMKLDGTNPTVLYAYGGFQISETPGYSGILGKLWLERGGVYVLANIRGGGEFGPAWHDAGLKTHRQRIYDDFYAVAQDLVARKITSPRHLGIQGGSNGGLLMGVEFTQHPEMWNAVDIQVPLLDMLRYEQVQAGASWVGEYGSVSVPEERAFLAKISPYNNLRGGVAYPEPFIWTTTKDDRVGPQHARKFAAKLAAMDVPYLFYEVTEGGHGAGANLDERAHTSALEWTYFTMKLME; encoded by the coding sequence GTGGCAAAGGCGCCCCCCGTCACGAGCGACGGATCTGATCCGTTTCTCTGGCTGGAAGACAAAGATGGGCCGCGCGCTCTTGAGTGGGTGCGCGAGCAAAATGCGAAGACATTGCCCGTCCTCGAGAGCGACCCGCACTACGCGAATCTGTACGCGGCGGCGCTGAAGGTCGCAAAGTCGAAGGGGCGGATTCCGCAGCCGGCTTTTCTCCACGGCGAAATCTTCAATTTCTGGCAAGACGACGACCACGTGCGAGGCATTTGGCGACGGACGAGCGCCGAGAGCTACGCATCCGCTACTCCGCAGTGGACGACGGTCCTCGATCTCGATGCGGTTGCGAAATCCGAGAATGCGAATTGGGTCTGGGGAGGCGCGAACTGCTACTGGCCTACCGAAACCGATTGTCTCGTCTCTTTGTCCGATGGTGGAGAAGACGCGCAGACGGTACGCGAATTCGACCTCCAGACCGGACAGTTCGTGAAGTCGGGTTTCGAGCTTCCCCGCGGCAAGCAGCAGGCAGACTGGGAAGACGCGGATACGCTCCTCATCTCTCGCGAGTGGGAACCGGGCGAGCTGACGACGTCGGGCTACGCGTACATCGTCAAGCGTCTCAGGCGTGGGCAACCGCTCTCGAGCGCGGTCGAGATCTTTCGCGGGGAACGCAGCGACGTGAGCGCGTCGGCCTTCGCGCTGCACGATGGGACCGGCGACTCCGCCACGTTCATCCAGCGGAGCCTGACGTTCTTCACGGCGCAGCTCTACATCGTCACACCTCACGGCGTCGAGCGGCTCGCTTTGCCGCTGAAGTCGAATATCTCGGCGTTGGTCGCCGGTAAGTTGATCGTCACGCTCAACGAGGATTGGAGCGTGAACGGGAGGAGCTTCCCACAAGGCGCGCTGGTCGCGATGGATCTGGCGGCGGTTCGAGCTGACCCTGCCCACCTCAAGCCGGTCCTCATCTATGCTCCCGGCCCCCGCGAGTCGATCGACGGCGTCGCGGCGACGCGCTCGCAGTTGTTGGTAGCGCTTTATCAGAACGTGCGCGGTCGCGCGTTCGTCTTCACGCTGCATCCCGACGGAACGTGGAGCTCGCAGCGTCTCGATCTGCCCGACAACTCGTCGATCAATATCGGAGATGCCGATCTGCGCAGCGGCAAGGCCTTTGTCAACGTCACGAGCTTTCTGACTCCGACGACGTTGTGGGCGGTCGACACCGAGTCGGGTGCCGTATCGCAAGAGAAATCGCTGCCCGCGGAATTCGACGCGTCGAGCGACGTCGTCGAGCAGCACGAAGCGACGTCGAAAGATGGCACGAAGATCCCGTACTTCATCGTTCATCCGAAGAACATGAAGCTCGATGGGACCAATCCCACGGTGCTCTACGCGTATGGTGGATTCCAGATATCGGAGACCCCCGGATATTCAGGGATCCTCGGCAAGCTCTGGCTCGAACGCGGCGGTGTGTACGTGCTTGCGAACATCCGAGGCGGCGGCGAGTTCGGGCCGGCATGGCACGACGCCGGTCTCAAGACGCATCGGCAGCGGATCTACGACGACTTCTACGCCGTCGCGCAAGACCTGGTCGCACGCAAGATCACGTCGCCCCGCCACCTTGGCATCCAGGGTGGTTCGAACGGCGGGCTCTTGATGGGCGTCGAGTTCACGCAGCATCCGGAGATGTGGAATGCGGTCGACATACAGGTGCCGCTGCTCGACATGCTGCGTTACGAGCAGGTCCAAGCGGGCGCGTCGTGGGTGGGCGAGTACGGCAGTGTTTCGGTCCCCGAGGAACGTGCGTTCCTCGCGAAGATATCGCCCTACAACAATTTGCGCGGGGGCGTCGCGTATCCTGAGCCGTTCATCTGGACGACGACCAAGGACGATCGTGTCGGCCCGCAACACGCGCGCAAGTTCGCGGCGAAGCTCGCAGCGATGGACGTGCCGTACTTGTTCTACGAGGTGACCGAAGGCGGCCACGGCGCGGGTGCGAACCTCGACGAGCGCGCACACACGTCCGCGCTCGAGTGGACGTATTTCACGATGAAGCTCATGGAATAG
- a CDS encoding integrase core domain-containing protein, which translates to AWRRDYNETRPHASLGDRTPDEFALAAITSKRPVCPS; encoded by the coding sequence GGCGTGGCGCCGCGACTACAACGAGACCCGGCCGCACGCGTCGCTCGGGGACCGGACCCCCGACGAATTCGCCCTCGCGGCGATCACCTCAAAGCGTCCAGTTTGCCCATCATGA